One window from the genome of Paraneptunicella aestuarii encodes:
- a CDS encoding TIGR01621 family pseudouridine synthase, whose protein sequence is MSIPIPEIQVVFDHPEFIVINKPTGISVHREPHLDESQQMPSILEIVQQQLSIPNLWLVHRLDKVTSGLLILAKTEQAASALSQKFAQREIQKYYLAVSDKKPKKKQGSIIGDMEKSRNGLWKLCHSKQSPAITRFFSKGLGGTRLFILKLETGKTHQIRVALKSIGSPILGDVAYAGSPSDRTYLHAYMLAFNYQDEDISIIQAPTQGEHFLTPEFETQLSDYAQPQELNWP, encoded by the coding sequence ATGTCAATTCCCATTCCTGAAATTCAGGTGGTCTTTGATCACCCCGAATTTATCGTTATTAACAAACCCACTGGCATTAGCGTTCATCGTGAACCTCACCTTGATGAATCACAGCAGATGCCGAGCATTCTTGAGATTGTTCAACAACAGTTGAGCATACCTAACCTTTGGCTGGTTCATCGTCTGGACAAAGTCACTTCCGGTTTGCTCATATTAGCCAAAACTGAACAGGCGGCATCAGCCTTGTCACAGAAGTTTGCTCAGCGGGAAATACAAAAATACTATTTAGCCGTCAGTGACAAGAAACCCAAAAAGAAACAAGGCAGTATTATTGGTGACATGGAAAAAAGCAGAAATGGCCTGTGGAAGTTGTGTCATAGCAAACAATCCCCTGCCATCACTCGCTTTTTTAGCAAAGGATTGGGCGGTACTCGCCTGTTTATCCTGAAACTGGAAACAGGCAAAACCCATCAAATACGCGTCGCCCTAAAAAGTATAGGTAGCCCAATATTAGGCGATGTGGCTTATGCGGGTAGCCCATCAGACAGAACTTACCTGCACGCTTATATGCTGGCATTTAACTATCAGGATGAAGACATCTCTATCATTCAAGCCCCCACTCAAGGGGAACACTTTCTGACCCCGGAGTTTGAAACTCAGCTTTCAGATTATGCTCAACCACAAGAACTAAATTGGCCTTAG